One region of Streptococcus salivarius genomic DNA includes:
- the ilvD gene encoding dihydroxy-acid dehydratase produces MRSDMIKVGVDKAPARGLLYATGQVKSAKDMQKPFIAICNSYIDIVPGHVHLRELADIAKEAIREAGGIPFEFNTIGVDDGIAMGHIGMRYSLPSRELIADSAETVINAHWFDGVFYIPNCDKITPGMILAAMRTNVPAVFCSGGPMKGGVDMTGHQATLSSLFEAVGTYQAGDMSKEELDYLEKNACPTCGSCSGMFTANSMNCLMEVLGLALPGNGTILAVSDERRELVRQAATKLMDNIKNNVRPRDIVTKEAIDDAFALDMAMGGSTNTVLHTLAIAREAGIDYDLKDINEIAKKTPYLSKIAPSSVYTMHDVHEAGGVPAIINQLIKKGAIKGDRITVTGKTLKENVAGAEIKNEEIIHPIENPISPVGGLSILYGNIAQDGAVIKVGGVDPSVKTFRGKAICCDSQNQALELIDNGTVKKGHVVVIRYEGPQGGPGMPEMLAPTSKIVGRGLGKDVALITDGRFSGATRGIAIGHVSPEAAEGGNIALIEDGDEIVIDLPNRTLDLLVDDATLEERRKHLKPFKSKISSGWLRRYTAFAKSANVGGTLMSDEEFEERKAERQAQEKKIRTFFPKSL; encoded by the coding sequence ATGAGAAGTGATATGATCAAAGTTGGTGTTGATAAGGCACCAGCACGCGGACTTTTGTATGCGACTGGGCAAGTTAAATCTGCCAAGGATATGCAAAAGCCCTTCATTGCTATTTGTAACTCTTATATTGATATTGTTCCAGGGCATGTTCACTTGCGTGAATTAGCAGATATTGCCAAGGAAGCCATCCGCGAGGCTGGCGGTATTCCTTTTGAGTTTAATACCATTGGTGTGGATGATGGGATTGCCATGGGGCATATTGGGATGCGTTACAGTCTTCCATCTCGTGAATTGATTGCCGATTCTGCAGAAACAGTTATTAATGCCCACTGGTTTGACGGGGTTTTCTACATTCCTAACTGTGATAAGATTACACCAGGGATGATTTTGGCGGCCATGCGTACTAATGTGCCAGCAGTATTTTGTTCTGGTGGCCCTATGAAGGGTGGCGTTGACATGACTGGTCATCAAGCGACGCTATCAAGTTTGTTTGAAGCTGTAGGTACCTATCAGGCTGGAGATATGAGCAAGGAAGAGCTCGATTATTTGGAGAAAAATGCTTGTCCAACTTGTGGTTCATGCTCAGGAATGTTTACCGCTAACTCAATGAACTGTTTGATGGAAGTTTTGGGCCTTGCCCTTCCAGGTAACGGTACTATCCTAGCCGTTTCAGATGAACGTCGTGAATTGGTTCGTCAAGCAGCCACAAAATTGATGGATAACATCAAAAATAATGTTCGCCCACGTGATATTGTGACCAAAGAAGCCATCGATGATGCGTTTGCTCTAGATATGGCCATGGGTGGTTCAACCAATACTGTTCTTCATACGCTTGCTATTGCGCGTGAGGCCGGTATTGACTATGATCTTAAAGACATTAACGAGATTGCCAAGAAGACACCTTATCTCTCTAAAATTGCACCTTCAAGTGTTTACACTATGCATGATGTCCATGAAGCTGGTGGAGTTCCAGCCATTATTAATCAGTTGATTAAAAAAGGAGCCATTAAGGGTGATCGTATTACAGTTACTGGTAAGACTTTGAAAGAAAACGTAGCTGGTGCTGAAATCAAGAATGAAGAAATTATCCATCCAATTGAGAATCCTATCTCACCAGTTGGTGGTTTGTCTATCCTTTACGGAAATATTGCTCAGGATGGAGCTGTTATCAAGGTCGGTGGTGTAGATCCATCTGTTAAAACTTTCCGTGGTAAAGCTATTTGTTGTGATTCACAAAATCAGGCCCTTGAGTTGATTGATAATGGAACAGTTAAGAAGGGCCATGTCGTTGTCATTCGTTACGAAGGTCCTCAGGGTGGACCTGGTATGCCAGAAATGTTGGCACCAACTTCTAAGATTGTCGGACGCGGTCTTGGTAAGGATGTGGCTCTGATTACGGATGGTCGTTTCTCAGGAGCTACTCGTGGTATTGCTATTGGTCACGTTTCTCCAGAAGCAGCAGAAGGTGGTAATATCGCCCTAATCGAAGATGGCGATGAAATCGTGATTGACCTACCAAATCGTACCCTTGATCTGCTTGTCGATGATGCAACCCTTGAAGAACGTCGCAAACATTTGAAACCTTTCAAATCAAAAATTTCAAGTGGTTGGTTGCGTCGCTATACAGCCTTTGCTAAATCGGCCAATGTTGGCGGAACTTTGATGAGTGACGAAGAATTCGAAGAACGTAAAGCAGAACGTCAAGCACAAGAAAAAAAAATAAGAACATTCTTTCCGAAGAGTTTGTGA
- a CDS encoding DAK2 domain-containing protein, protein MSKITTSLLQEMVQAAATRLGKQAEYVNSLNVFPVPDGDTGTNMGMTMDNGAKAVADQSASTVGEVGQILSKGLLMGARGNSGVITSQLFRGFGQSIKDKTELDGQDLAHAFQTGVEVAYKAVMKPVEGTILTVSRGAASAAIKKAESTNDAVEVMRAALDGAKAALAKTPEMLPVLKEVGVVDSGGQGLVFIYEGFLSALTGEYIASEDFQATPATMTEMINAEHHKSVAGHVATEDITFGYCTEIMIGLKQGPTYVKDFDYEEFRNYLSNLGDSLLVVNDDEIVKVHVHTEDPGLVMQEGLKYGALVKVKVDNMRNQHDAQVQKEEAIQAAPSAPKDFALIAVVAGDGLADIFKSQGVDYVISGGQTMNPSTEDIVKAIEQVNAKNVIILPNNKNIFMAAQSAAEVVDVNAAVVETRTVPQGFTSLLSFDPSQSIEANVEAMTASLSDVTSGSVTLAVRDTTIDGLEIHENDILGMVDGKILVSTPDMDQALLDTFDKMIDEDSEIVMIYVGEEGNQEQAQALAEKLEEAHEDIEVEIFQGDQPVYPYLFSVE, encoded by the coding sequence GTGTCTAAAATTACAACAAGCTTGCTTCAGGAGATGGTCCAAGCGGCAGCAACACGTCTAGGTAAGCAAGCAGAATATGTGAATTCACTCAATGTCTTCCCAGTACCAGATGGAGATACTGGAACAAACATGGGAATGACTATGGATAACGGAGCCAAAGCTGTCGCAGATCAATCAGCTTCAACAGTTGGTGAAGTTGGTCAGATTTTGTCTAAAGGTCTTTTGATGGGTGCCCGTGGTAACTCGGGTGTTATCACGTCACAATTGTTCCGTGGATTTGGTCAAAGTATCAAGGACAAAACGGAACTTGACGGCCAAGATCTAGCTCATGCCTTCCAAACAGGGGTTGAAGTTGCTTATAAAGCTGTTATGAAACCTGTTGAAGGAACAATCCTTACAGTATCACGTGGTGCAGCTTCAGCAGCGATTAAGAAAGCTGAATCTACAAATGATGCTGTTGAGGTTATGCGTGCAGCTCTTGACGGAGCTAAAGCTGCCTTGGCTAAGACACCAGAGATGCTTCCAGTTTTGAAAGAAGTTGGTGTGGTAGACTCAGGTGGTCAAGGTTTGGTCTTCATTTATGAAGGTTTCTTGTCAGCCCTCACAGGTGAGTATATCGCTTCAGAGGACTTCCAAGCGACACCAGCTACGATGACAGAGATGATCAATGCAGAACATCATAAGTCAGTTGCTGGTCATGTTGCAACAGAAGACATTACCTTCGGTTATTGTACGGAAATCATGATTGGTCTCAAACAAGGTCCAACTTATGTGAAGGACTTTGACTATGAAGAGTTCCGAAATTACTTGAGTAACCTTGGGGATTCTCTCCTTGTTGTTAACGACGATGAAATTGTCAAAGTTCACGTCCACACTGAGGATCCAGGTCTTGTCATGCAAGAAGGTCTTAAATATGGGGCTCTTGTCAAAGTTAAGGTTGACAACATGCGTAACCAACACGATGCACAAGTTCAAAAAGAAGAAGCTATCCAAGCTGCACCTTCTGCTCCTAAAGACTTTGCTCTTATTGCAGTTGTTGCTGGAGATGGGCTTGCAGATATCTTCAAATCACAAGGTGTTGACTATGTGATTTCAGGTGGTCAAACAATGAACCCATCAACAGAAGATATTGTTAAGGCTATTGAGCAGGTCAATGCTAAGAATGTTATCATCTTGCCAAACAATAAAAACATCTTTATGGCAGCACAATCAGCTGCTGAAGTAGTAGATGTCAATGCGGCTGTTGTTGAAACGCGTACAGTACCACAAGGCTTTACAAGCTTGCTTTCATTTGATCCTAGCCAAAGTATCGAAGCGAACGTTGAAGCTATGACAGCTAGTCTTTCAGATGTAACAAGTGGTAGCGTGACCTTGGCGGTACGTGACACAACTATTGACGGACTTGAGATTCATGAAAATGATATCCTTGGTATGGTTGATGGTAAAATCCTTGTGTCTACACCAGATATGGATCAAGCCCTTCTTGACACTTTTGACAAGATGATTGACGAAGACAGTGAAATTGTTATGATTTACGTCGGCGAAGAAGGTAATCAAGAACAAGCTCAAGCACTTGCGGAAAAATTGGAAGAGGCTCACGAAGATATCGAAGTTGAAATCTTCCAAGGAGACCAACCAGTTTATCCATACCTCTTTAGTGTTGAATAA
- a CDS encoding Asp23/Gls24 family envelope stress response protein, whose amino-acid sequence MTVKINTKDGQIELSDDVIATVVGGSATEIFGVVGMASKSAIRDNFQALLGKENYAKGVVVKSTDAGITVDVYTVMSYGVKISEVSKNIQERVKFNLENQLGIKAETVNVYVQNIKVVGEN is encoded by the coding sequence ATGACTGTAAAAATCAATACAAAAGATGGTCAAATCGAATTGTCAGATGATGTCATCGCAACAGTAGTTGGCGGTTCAGCAACAGAAATTTTTGGCGTTGTCGGTATGGCAAGTAAGAGTGCTATCCGAGATAATTTTCAAGCACTTCTTGGAAAAGAAAACTACGCAAAAGGAGTTGTCGTGAAATCTACTGATGCAGGTATCACTGTGGATGTCTACACTGTTATGAGTTACGGTGTTAAGATTAGTGAGGTTTCAAAAAATATTCAAGAACGTGTGAAATTTAATCTTGAGAATCAACTCGGTATCAAGGCTGAAACGGTAAATGTTTACGTTCAAAATATTAAAGTCGTAGGAGAAAACTAG